The following are encoded in a window of Castanea sativa cultivar Marrone di Chiusa Pesio chromosome 5, ASM4071231v1 genomic DNA:
- the LOC142635317 gene encoding uncharacterized protein LOC142635317, which produces MQQPSGDVWQPPPPEVYKLNFDAALFLDSGRSGYGAIIRNEKGEVMTAMTASGLKVRTSDEVELLACRRAIEFVVDAGFSRMIIEVDNINAIHAISSSMESTSVFGNVVDDIRHLLRGLQWSSVCCIRRGGNRVAHSLAQYARNTLDEDLY; this is translated from the coding sequence ATGCAGCAACCAAGTGGAGATGTAtggcaaccaccaccaccagaaGTGTATAAACTTAACTTTGATGCAGCCCTTTTTTTGGATTCAGGTAGGTCAGGATATGGTGCAATTATTCGAAATGAAAAGGGAGAGGTTATGACTGCTATGACTGCTAGTGGACTGAAGGTGCGCACAAGTGATGAAGTTGAGTTACTTGCTTGCAGAAGAGCCATAGAATTTGTAGTGGATGCTGGATTTTCAAGGATGATAATTGAGGTTGACAACATCAATGCTATTCAtgccatctcttcttcaatggaaaGCACTTCAGTATTTGGCAATGTTGTGGATGATATTCGACATTTGTTGCGGGGATTGCAATGGTCTAGTGTTTGTTGTATTAGGAGGGGTGGGAATAGAGTAGCACATTCTTTGGCCCAATATGCTAGAAACACATTAGATGAGGATTTGTACTAG
- the LOC142634053 gene encoding germin-like protein subfamily 1 member 7: MMKGVSFFVTVAILALASSLSSAYDPSPLQDFCVAINDIKSGVFVNGKFCKDPAMVSANDFFFSGLNIPGNTGNKVGSNVTLVNVDKLAGLNTLGISLARLDFAPYGLNPPHTHPRGTELLVVIEGTLLVGFVTSNPNKLFTKVLNKGDVFVFPIGLIHFQFNIGKTAALAFAGLSSQNPGVITIANAVFGSVPPINPDVLIKAFQLDKNVVEYLQKAFAPN, encoded by the exons ATGATGAAaggtgtttctttctttgtgacTGTGGCCATTTTGGCCTTGGCATCCTCCTTGTCTTCTGCCTATGACCCTAGTCCTTTGCAAGACTTCTGTGTCGCGATTAACGACATCAAATCTGGTG TGTTTgtgaatggaaaattttgtaaggaCCCTGCAATGGTTTCAGCGaatgattttttcttctctggGCTTAATATTCCTGGAAATACCGGAAACAAAGTCGGATCAAATGTCACTCTTGTGAACGTTGATAAATTAGCAGGTCTCAACACTCTAGGCATATCTTTGGCTCGCCTTGACTTTGCACCATATGGCCTGAATCCACCTCACACTCACCCTCGCGGCACTGAGCTTTTGGTAGTCATTGAGGGTACTCTCTTAGTTGGATTTGTTACATCCAACCCAAACAAACTCTTCACCAAAGTTCTAAACAAGGGAGATGTCTTTGTATTCCCAATTGGTCTCATTCACTTCCAATTCAACATAGGGAAGACTGCTGCTCTTGCCTTTGCTGGTCTCAGCAGCCAAAATCCTGGGGTGATCACCATAGCAAACGCGGTCTTTGGATCTGTTCCTCCCATCAATCCTGATGTTCTCATCAAGGCTTTCCAATTAGACAAGAATGTAGTTGAATATCTTCAAAAAGCATTCGCACCAAACTAG
- the LOC142634069 gene encoding germin-like protein subfamily 1 member 7 encodes MMKGFSFLVTLAILALASSFVSAYDPSPLQDFCVAINDIKSGVFVNGKFCKDPAMVSANDFFFSGLNIPRNTGNKVGSNVTLVNVDKLAGLNTLGISLARLDFAPYGLNPPHTHPRGTELLVVIEGTLLVGFVTSNPNKLFTKVLNKGDVFVFPIGLIHFQFNIGKTAALAFAGLSSQNPGVITIANAVFGSVPPINPDVLIKAFQLDKNVVEFLQKAFAPN; translated from the exons ATGATGAAAGGTTTTTCTTTCCTTGTGACTCTTGCCATTTTGGCCTTGGCATCCTCCTTTGTTTCTGCCTATGACCCTAGTCCTTTGCAAGACTTCTGCGTCGCAATTAATGACATCAAATCTGGAG TGTTtgttaatggaaaattttgcaagGACCCTGCAATGGTCTCAGCaaatgattttttcttctccGGACTTAATATTCCTAGAAACACCGGAAACAAAGTCGGATCAAATGTCACTCTTGTGAATGTTGATAAATTAGCAGGTCTTAACACTCTAGGCATATCTTTGGCTCGCCTTGACTTTGCACCATATGGCCTGAATCCACCTCACACTCACCCTCGCGGCACTGAGCTTTTGGTAGTCATTGAGGGTACTCTCTTAGTTGGATTTGTTACATCCAACCCAAACAAACTCTTCACCAAAGTTCTAAACAAAGGAGATGTCTTTGTATTCCCAATTGGTCTCATTCACTTCCAATTCAACATAGGGAAGACCGCTGCTCTTGCCTTTGCTGGTCTCAGCAGCCAAAATCCTGGGGTGATCACCATAGCAAACGCGGTCTTTGGATCCGTTCCTCCCATCAATCCTGATGTTCTCATCAAGGCCTTCCAACTAGATAAGAATGTAGTTGAATTTCTTCAAAAAGCATTCGCGCCAAACTAG
- the LOC142635319 gene encoding uncharacterized protein LOC142635319 yields MDLWKSIGKVDMIDLGRDFFLLRFSVDEDIEMVLKKGPWFVGGHFLSIRRWEANFKPLEALVLSVAVWVRLNELPIEYYDATVLRQIGKTLGTMLRVDMHTALEARGRYARICVQVDINKPLVTTVRIGHQCQAMFYEGVSQLCFARGRLGH; encoded by the coding sequence ATGGATCTTTGGAAGTCGATTGGGAAAGTGGACATGATTGACCTTGGTAGGGACTTTTTTCTATTGAGATTCTCGGTTGATGAGGATATTGAAATGGTTCTTAAGAAAGGTCCTTGGTTTGTTGGTGGTCATTTCCTGTCAATCCGAAGATGGGAAGCAAACTTTAAGCCATTGGAAGCACTAGTATTGTCAGTGGCGGTGTGGGTCAGGCTTAACGAATTGCCTATAGAGTATTATGATGCAACAGTACTCAGACAGATTGGCAAGACATTAGGAACGATGTTAAGGGTGGACATGCATACCGCCTTGGAAGCCAGAGGAAGATATGCACGTATATGTGTTCAGGTGGACATAAACAAGCCTTTAGTGACCACGGTGAGGATTGGACATCAGTGTCAAGCCATGTTTTACGAAGGAGTGAGCCAACTTTGCTTTGCACGTGGTCGCTTAGGCCACTAG
- the LOC142637471 gene encoding germin-like protein subfamily 1 member 16 isoform X2, with amino-acid sequence MTVAILALASSFASAYDPSPLQDFCVAINDIKSVFVKRKFCNDLAQVIVNDFFFFGLNIPGNTRNKIGSNVTLVNVDKLASLNTLGISLARLDFAPYGLNPPHTHSHGTELFVVIKGTFLVGFITSNPNKLFTKILNKGYVFVFPIGLIHFQFNIGETASLAFTGLSSQNPRVITIANAVFGSVPPINPDVLIKAFQLDKNVVEYLQKAFAPN; translated from the exons ATGACTGTTGCCATTTTGGCCTTGGCATCCTCCTTTGCTTCTGCCTATGACCCTAGTCCTTTGCAAGACTTCTGTGTCGCAATTAATGATATCAAATCTG TATTTGTTAAACGAAAATTTTGCAACGACCTAGCACAAGTCATAGTgaatgattttttcttcttcggaCTTAATATTCCTGGAAACACTAGAAACAAAATCGGATCAAATGTCACTCTTGTGAACGTTGATAAATTAGCAAGTCTCAACACTCTAGGCATATCTTTGGCTCGCCTTGACTTTGCACCATATGGCCTGAATCCTCCTCACACTCACTCTCATGGCACTGAGCTTTTTGTAGTCATTAAGGGTACATTCTTAGTTGGATTCATCACATCCAACCCAAACAAACTCTTCACCAAAATTCTAAACAAGGGATATGTCTTTGTATTCCCAATTGGTCTCATTCACTTCCAATTCAACATAGGGGAGACTGCTAGTCTTGCCTTTACTGGTCTCAGCAGCCAAAATCCTAGAGTGATCACCATAGCAAATGCGGTCTTTGGGTCTGTTCCTCCCATCAATCCTGATGTTCTCATCAAGGCCTTCCAACTAGACAAGAATGTAGTTGAATATCTTCAAAAAGCATTCGCGCCAAactag
- the LOC142635316 gene encoding uncharacterized protein LOC142635316 gives MAWGSPITDPDTIDIKEIQKQLDRLNEAEFTEASKVEFLSLSKRMDELLQKQEIYWAQRSKINWLKHGDKNTKFFHAKATQRRSINYIKGIQNTQGQWVEELDEVVEVASAYFDKLFHLGVGDQMEECLNAVQSMVTDDMWEFLSTEFMAEEVKMALFQMGPTKALGLDGRLITGNVLVAYETLHTMLSRKKGKKGSLALKLDISKAYDQVKWQSLQSIMEKMVFPANWIERVMSCVTTPSFSILVNGKPYESEGRIKGVSICNGAPKVINLMFVDDSLLFCQATWAKGETIVEILQTYARASRQSINLEKSSAYFSSNTLDRQKGHILEILGVNEVNRFETYLGLPTLIGRTKYHTFSFLKDRIWKKLQG, from the exons ATGGCTTGGGGTTCTCCTATAACTGATCCGGATACCATTGACATCAAAGAAATTCAGAAGCAACTGGACAGATTGAATGAGGCCGAATTTACTGAAGCTTCCAAAGTCgaatttttgagtttgagcaaaAGGATGGATGAACTTCTACAAAAGCAGGAAATATATTGGGCCCAACGGTCTAAAATAAATTGGTTAAAACATGGGGAtaagaatacaaaattttttcatgCCAAAGCAACACAAAGAAgaagtataaattatataaaaggtATCCAGAATACACAAGGGCAGTGGGTGGAGGAGTTGGATGAGGTAGTTGAGGTAGCTTCAGCATACTTTGATAAACTTTTTCATTTAGGAGTGGGAGACCAGATGGAGGAGTGCTTGAATGCAGTGCAGAGTATGGTGACTGATGACATGTGGGAATTTCTATCCACTGAATTTATGGCTGAAGAAGTGAAGATGGCTTTATTTCAAATGGGACCAACAAAAGCTCTAGGACTTGATG GGAGATTGATCACTGGTAATGTGTTGGTGGCCTATGAGACACTTCATACCATGCTTTCCAGAAAAAAGGGGAAGAAGGGTTCCTTGGCACTGAAGCTCGATATCAGCAAGGCCTATGACCAGGTTAAGTGGCAATCTCTTCAAAGTATTATGGAAAAGATGGTGTTTCCAGCTAATTGGATAGAAAGGGTGATGAGCTGTGTTACAACACCATCCTTTTCTATTCTGGTGAATGGGAAACCCTATG AATCAGAAGGGAGGATCAAGGGAGTTTCCATTTGTAATGGGGCACCAAAGGTCATTAACCTTATGTTTGTAGATGACTCATTGCTGTTTTGTCAAGCAACTTGGGCTAAAGGAGAAACCATAGTAGAGATCCTCCAAACCTATGCAAGAGCTTCTAGGCAAAGTATTAATTTGGAAAAGTCTTCAGCCTATTTTAGCAGTAATACTTTGGATAGGCAGAAAGGCCACATTTTGGAGATTCTGGGAGTGAATGAGGTTAATCGATTTGAAACTTACCTTGGTCTACCAACTTTGATTGGGAGGACCAAGTATCACACTTTCTCATTCTTGAAAGATAGAATATGGAAGAAACTCCAAGGATAG
- the LOC142637471 gene encoding germin-like protein subfamily 1 member 13 isoform X1 — MFLISHSSKNSIPYKIEISSSNIVKGVSFLMTVAILALASSFASAYDPSPLQDFCVAINDIKSGVFVKRKFCNDLAQVIVNDFFFFGLNIPGNTRNKIGSNVTLVNVDKLASLNTLGISLARLDFAPYGLNPPHTHSHGTELFVVIKGTFLVGFITSNPNKLFTKILNKGYVFVFPIGLIHFQFNIGETASLAFTGLSSQNPRVITIANAVFGSVPPINPDVLIKAFQLDKNVVEYLQKAFAPN, encoded by the exons ATGTTTCTCATCTCTCACTCAAGCAAGAATAGTATACCATATAAGATAGAGATAAGCTCCTCAAATATAGTGAAAGGTGTTTCTTTCCTTATGACTGTTGCCATTTTGGCCTTGGCATCCTCCTTTGCTTCTGCCTATGACCCTAGTCCTTTGCAAGACTTCTGTGTCGCAATTAATGATATCAAATCTGGTG TATTTGTTAAACGAAAATTTTGCAACGACCTAGCACAAGTCATAGTgaatgattttttcttcttcggaCTTAATATTCCTGGAAACACTAGAAACAAAATCGGATCAAATGTCACTCTTGTGAACGTTGATAAATTAGCAAGTCTCAACACTCTAGGCATATCTTTGGCTCGCCTTGACTTTGCACCATATGGCCTGAATCCTCCTCACACTCACTCTCATGGCACTGAGCTTTTTGTAGTCATTAAGGGTACATTCTTAGTTGGATTCATCACATCCAACCCAAACAAACTCTTCACCAAAATTCTAAACAAGGGATATGTCTTTGTATTCCCAATTGGTCTCATTCACTTCCAATTCAACATAGGGGAGACTGCTAGTCTTGCCTTTACTGGTCTCAGCAGCCAAAATCCTAGAGTGATCACCATAGCAAATGCGGTCTTTGGGTCTGTTCCTCCCATCAATCCTGATGTTCTCATCAAGGCCTTCCAACTAGACAAGAATGTAGTTGAATATCTTCAAAAAGCATTCGCGCCAAactag